From Oryza brachyantha chromosome 9, ObraRS2, whole genome shotgun sequence, a single genomic window includes:
- the LOC102705745 gene encoding 2-oxoglutarate-dependent dioxygenase 33 has protein sequence MGSDFKAIPLIDIRPLVEKIDDPNMANDKDLLQVIRMLDDACKEAGFFYVKGHGIAESLMKEVRDMTKKFFQLPYEEKLKIKMTPQSGYRGYQRVGENITKGKPDMHEAIDCYTPIEPGKYGDLAKPMEGSNLWPKYPSDFDVLLENYISLLQDLSRKIMRGMALALGGPVDAFESSIAGDPFWVCRLIGYPVSTDIPEEQRSDTGCGAHTDYGLLTLVNQDDDICALEVRNQSGEWIYAKPIPGTFVCNIGDMLKVWSNGIYQPTLHRVVNNSPHYRVSVAFFYESNFDAAVEPVEFCREKTGLVAKYEKVVYGEHLVQKVLTNFVM, from the exons ATGGGTTCTGACTTCAAGGCAATCCCCTTGATTG acATTAGACCACTGGTCGAAAAGATTGATGATCCGAACATGGCCAACGACAAGGATTTGCTACAAGTTATCAGAATGTTGGATGATGCCTGTAAGGAGGCTGGATTCTTCTATGTG AAAGGCCATGGGATTGCTGAGTCGCTAATGAAGGAAGTTAGGGACATGACAAAGAAGTTTTTCCAGCTTCCTTACGAGGAAAAACTAAAGATTAAAATGACACCTCAGAGTGGATATAG AGGGTACCAGAGAGTGGGTGAAAATATTACCAAGGGTAAACCTGACATGCATGAAGCAATCGAT TGTTACACGCCTATTGAACCTGGTAAATATGGAGATCTTGCTAAACCAATGGAAGGATCCAATTTGTG GCCCAAATATCCATCAGATTTTGATGTACTGCTGGAAAACTATATCAGCCTTCTACAGG ATCTTTCAAGAAAGATCATGCGGGGTATGGCATTGGCATTGGGTGGGCCAGTTGATGCTTTTGAAAGTAGTATAGCAGGAGATCCGTTTTGGGTTTGCAGACTGATTGGTTATCCTGTATCAACTGATATTCCAGAAGAGCAGCGCTCTGATACTGGATG TGGAGCTCACACAGACTACG GTCTTTTGACACTGGTTAACCAGGATGATGACATATGCGCCCTTGAG GTAAGAAACCAATCAGGTGAATGGATATATGCCAAACCAATCCCAGGAACTTTCGTTTGCAACATTGGTGACATGCTGAAg GTTTGGTCAAATGGAATATATCAGCCAACGCTTCACCGAGTTGTTAACAACTCCCCTCATTACCGTGTATCGGTTGCTTTTTTCTATGAG TCAAACTTTGATGCTGCCGTAGAGCCGGTTGAGTTCTGCCGAGAGAAAACTGGTCTTGTTGCAAAGTATGAAAAGGTTGTTTACGGGGAGCATTTGGTTCAGAAAGTCTTGACAAATTTCGTGATGTAA
- the LOC102705460 gene encoding trafficking protein particle complex subunit 6b — protein sequence MGREVAESCVDGVVMEMVAAYCGRFYATKPELAARRIEAIGFQVGHQLTERYTMERPRFSDHLEAIKFICKDFWSELFKKQIDNLKTNHRGTFVLQDNRFRWLTRVSIDPSVESMDATENDSTTLGDSAAQTTSMLLYFPCGIIRGALTNLGISCSVTADMSNLPACSFVVRIKT from the exons ATGGGGCGGGAGGTGGCGGAGAGCTGCGTCGACGGGGTGGTGATGGAGATGGTGGCAGCCTACTGCGGCCGCTTCTATGCCACCAAGCCAgagctcgccgcccgccgcatcGAGGCCATCGGCTTCCAGGTCGGCCACCAGCTCACCGAGAG ATATACCATGGAGCGCCCTCGATTTAGTGATCATCTTGAAGCAATCAAATTTATCTGCAAAGACTTTTGGTCTGAGCTATTCAAGAAGCAGATTGACAATCTAAAAACTAATCACAGG GGCACATTTGTTCTTCAAGATAACCGTTTCCGGTGGCTTACTCGTGTTTCTATAGATCCATCAGTAGAGAGCATGGATGCAACTGAGAATGACTCTACAACACTAGGTGATAGTGCAGCCCAAACAACAAGCATGCTTCTGTACTTTCCATGTGGGATAATAAGAGGTGCTTTGACCAATTTGGGGATATCGTGTTCTGTCACTGCAGATATGTCCAACCTTCCAGCAT GTTCTTTTGTTGTGCGCATAAAGACATGA
- the LOC121055380 gene encoding E3 ubiquitin-protein ligase RNF181-like: MDGEMDWIAARFLLSAIMGVHPLVAVDDAGADDESFPVDGGRPPPAPVVVVPAAVPAPEEVAGAVCAVCTEEMAARQAVVRLPCAHWFHAGCIGPWLRIRTNCPTCRAELPRDGAAAEWPQACVTRPAAETAVRRLRREASYTMLAGTLPS, translated from the coding sequence ATGGATGGCGAGATGGATTGGATCGCGGCGCGGTTCCTCCTGTCGGCGATAATGGGGGTGCACCCGCTGGTggccgtcgacgacgccggGGCCGACGACGAGAGCTTCCCGGTGGACGGCggcaggccgccgccggcgccggttgTGGTGGttccggcggcggtgccggcgccggaggaggttGCCGGAGCGGTGTGCGCGGTGTGCAcggaggagatggcggcgcggcAGGCCGTGGTGCGGCTGCCCTGCGCGCACTGGTTCCACGCCGGCTGCATCGGGCCCTGGCTGCGGATCAGGACCAActgccccacctgtcgggccGAGCTGCCCcgggacggcgccgccgccgagtggCCGCAAGCGTGTGTcacgcggccggcggcggagacggccgTCCGGCGCCTGCGGCGGGAGGCGTCGTACACGATGCTAGCAGGCACGTTGCCCAGCTAA